A DNA window from Daucus carota subsp. sativus chromosome 3, DH1 v3.0, whole genome shotgun sequence contains the following coding sequences:
- the LOC108214329 gene encoding large ribosomal subunit protein eL27x, producing MVKFLKPNKAVIVLNGRFAGRKAVIIRAFDEGTRDRPYGHCLVAGISKYPKKVIRKDSAKKTAKKSRVKAFIKLVNYNHIMPTRYTLDVDLKDVVTADCLQSRDKKVTAAKATKAKLEERFKTGKNRWFFTKLRF from the coding sequence ATGGTGAAGTTTCTCAAGCCCAACAAAGCCGTCATCGTCCTCAATGGCCGTTTCGCCGGCCGTAAAGCCGTCATCATCCGCGCCTTCGACGAAGGCACTCGTGACCGCCCCTACGGCCACTGCCTTGTCGCCGGCATCTCAAAGTACCCCAAGAAGGTCATCCGCAAGGACTCCGCGAAAAAGACGGCGAAAAAGTCGCGCGTGAAGGCTTTCATCAAGCTGGTGAACTACAATCACATCATGCCGACGAGGTACACTCTGGACGTGGATCTGAAGGATGTGGTGACGGCGGATTGTCTGCAGTCGAGGGATAAGAAGGTGACTGCAGCCAAGGCCACCAAGGCCAAGCTCGAGGAGAGGTTCAAGACCGGGAAAAACCGCTGGTTCTTTACTAAGCTTAggttttaa